From one Methanobacterium alcaliphilum genomic stretch:
- the mmp10 gene encoding methyl coenzyme M reductase-arginine methyltransferase Mmp10 (Mmp10 (methanogenesis marker protein 10) is a cobalamin-requiring radical SAM methyltransferase that creates the methylarginine modification to methyl coenzyme M reductase.) → MQIIADVGGIPGKDCRGYCKYCYFRKVKETTALGCKNCSPGKIGCETCTVSVSETKNEFMPPFFVLGNVQNSLMMGNFQDNDLKINISGGGDVSCYPHLLELTSQINQLGIPIHMGYTSGKGIDDAKIASDLISHGVEEITFTVFSTDAILRKKWMSDPTPQESLKALQIFAENIEVHAASVIIPGVNDGDKLYETCTQLENWGAKALILMRFANYENQGLILGNEPIIKGIEPHTISEFGDLVKEINKEFDLRITGTPLYDPENNAPFALSLNKNKEYLTILPQITSEATILTSKIAAPFIKKIIKNLDAEDLVNVYAVEKDIGCLITYKDLEKADLSQLKETVLIPGRAFVHDKQATELLTSDGVDRIVARGPNKLSVDGEMSNTLTEYDVIEKEMEAFYELIEAINFFGVRKTSE, encoded by the coding sequence ATGCAAATTATAGCAGATGTAGGCGGCATTCCTGGAAAAGACTGCAGAGGATATTGTAAATATTGTTACTTTAGAAAAGTAAAGGAGACTACTGCTTTAGGCTGTAAAAATTGCTCTCCAGGAAAAATAGGATGTGAAACCTGTACTGTAAGTGTATCTGAAACTAAAAATGAATTTATGCCTCCATTTTTTGTATTAGGTAATGTTCAAAACAGTTTAATGATGGGTAACTTTCAGGATAATGACTTAAAAATCAATATTAGTGGTGGAGGGGACGTGAGCTGTTACCCTCACTTACTAGAACTCACATCACAAATAAATCAATTGGGAATTCCCATACACATGGGTTACACTAGTGGAAAAGGAATAGATGATGCCAAAATAGCGTCAGACTTAATTTCACACGGCGTAGAAGAAATAACTTTTACTGTCTTTTCTACAGATGCAATTCTAAGGAAAAAGTGGATGAGTGATCCCACTCCCCAAGAATCATTAAAAGCATTGCAAATTTTTGCAGAAAACATTGAAGTACATGCTGCCTCTGTAATCATACCCGGCGTAAATGATGGGGACAAACTATATGAAACATGCACCCAATTAGAAAATTGGGGGGCAAAAGCATTAATATTAATGCGTTTTGCTAACTATGAAAATCAAGGACTTATACTGGGGAACGAGCCAATAATTAAAGGGATAGAACCGCACACTATATCCGAGTTTGGAGATTTAGTCAAAGAAATTAATAAAGAATTTGATTTAAGAATAACAGGTACACCTCTTTATGATCCTGAAAATAATGCTCCTTTTGCACTTTCACTAAATAAGAATAAAGAATATTTAACCATACTCCCCCAAATTACTTCAGAGGCTACAATTTTAACCAGTAAAATAGCAGCACCTTTTATAAAAAAAATAATTAAAAATTTAGATGCTGAGGATTTGGTAAATGTATATGCTGTTGAAAAAGACATAGGTTGTCTCATAACTTATAAAGATCTAGAAAAAGCAGATCTTTCCCAATTAAAAGAAACCGTTTTAATACCAGGTCGTGCTTTTGTTCATGACAAACAAGCCACAGAACTATTAACTAGTGATGGAGTGGATCGTATAGTCGCTAGGGGACCGAATAAATTATCTGTTGATGGTGAAATGAGTAACACACTAACAGAATATGATGTGATAGAAAAAGAAATGGAAGCATTCTATGAATTAATTGAGGCTATTAACTTTTTTGGAGTCAGGAAAA